The following DNA comes from Plodia interpunctella isolate USDA-ARS_2022_Savannah chromosome 1, ilPloInte3.2, whole genome shotgun sequence.
aaataaatttaaccgtACTATTTTTTTTCGCACGTGAAAAAGATTATGAATCGTCGCCCTGTACTTTAAACATGCCCATACCCATAGACACCGGCAACCCGATACGGATCACCACCAGTGCGTTAccgactttttgagaaagcgaTACTCCTTTCTCGAAGtcgaaactatatttatataaactattcgagtaaaaaaataaataattataattaaaaaaaaataaacttaaaaggTTATAGGAATAGCTCTTGCTCTTGCTTCTCGGTGAGAACTTCATATCGACAGAGTCCAACGGTTGTCAAAATAAGGTTTTTTCGACGGATAAAACCACAGACTTAATGTAACTGTTATCAGTATTATATcgaatgtaaaataaaagccaatatgagacaaaaataaatacataatcctttcaataatattgaaataagctacattaaaataatattcctaatatattttgacatttggaTAGATTTTAGCTAATCagatttaactttattttattattcaggagctaaataaataataatttccaacTTTGGAAAAATATCGTTAAAAACCGTATGCTATGTTGCACTATTGATCTACAAATTTcccaatacattttaaaaaaatgtcataaacAAGATGTTACAGTCACAAAATGTCTCTGGTTAGTCGACTTGTGGTCCGCTCCGCCGCGGGTGCCAAAATTAAATGGCTggcaaatttttttaaaacctttCGCTCTTATTGctgcacattttattttataaattaattttcaatcgCACCATaactattcaattttaaatgagGACGATAACTACAATGtccaaacatttttgaaaaactgCGGTCACAAAACCAGACAGACAAGACTGATAATCTCTGATAACATGTTAAACCTTGTTGTTAGCTCCTGTAAAgctaaaatgtacattattggaaatgttttatttatttttaaaaaggaaGACCAAAAGCTACATTCTTGTATAAATGGAGATGGTTAGGtgcctataaataaatctgaattaATAACTTGAGTTTAAGCACTGACACACACTTTTCTGAGTTGACAATAGTCAGCTAGGAATTAGTTGTGACATACGTCTTAAAATCATCAACGTATAAATCGGCTTTCAATCGGATTACGTTCccctatttatctatatatttgattgcttctatatttataatatagatttgaGTCTGAAATGATACTAAGTGAACGCTCCACTGAGtgttttcatacttttttaacGGGCTTTCACACcagctaaaataaaacaaaaaatcagaTTGAAAagcagtaaaaatataaaagttatcaCTTACTGCTTCAATCATACATATTTAGAAATTGTTATACAccttattttatgtttgtactaatatttttcatcagaCGTGACTGGCGAACACTGGGTAAGAAGGAAGGCTTTATAGCTTACCTCGAATGACGAATACCTGTTGAGTAACAATTGAAAAAGCGAAACCTTCAACGTTTACGATACTTAGCAACTTTCACCTATTTGAATTcaagtgacaaaaatatattgcgcAGGCAATCACAAACCAATCCCAATCTAAAGAAAATATCATTGATACATTAGGTAGATACTAGTTATTGGGTATGTCAACATCGTTTCCGGTACCTATTTGATATTCTCATTTGTTCTTTGTTCCCTTGGCatctaaacaaattattatccTAAAACTCAGACAGGATGTAGCTGTACCTAAGTGCTAGGAGGAACTAGACGCTTGAAAAAATTTcgagaattatatatattatactatttctGGTCACGCTTATGGCGCGTTGTTGTTATTCCgaacattattatttcaagGTTGCACGGCCGTCGCAGTGAGGTTGCGTAGTGGGGCTCCTCGGTAGGCGTTCAACTGGTATCTCTGTCCCTCTTTCGCATTGAGCTTCAGTCAGCTTGCTCTGTACTTGGCATTTGATATGTATGAATCGTGTCAACGTGAGCATAACTAGGTATTCCTTGATAGCTATTAGTTTATGAATCTGGATTCTTAGATCATCGGCTGTCAAATTCTTGGATTTGAGCCTATAGATCCATAACTTTAAGTATACAACCACTGCACGATaaccttaaataaatatgactcATACATTTAAGTATACTTACACAAAAAACAGATTTATAAGCGATTGGGGTATCGTCAGATTATGTTCTTATTCTATTTCTATTAGCTCTAGATTTAGATTACAATAGATCAAATAAGTTGCCAAGGCTTTTTTACTCAAATAGTGAATTTGATATCACTCATTATGTTTGCTTTATTAGTTTGCATGAGATTACTATAATGGACCACCATAGTCCCAAAAATAGCAATACCTCATTTAAAGTATTCATCTCTAAACTCCATTAAACGTTAATCAAGCATCCATCATTATATAGATCTACTTCAGTTTCATCACATTAAGTAatcattgtattatttaaaactttaataatagGTTATTTTTTGCTGCTTCTGTAGAATTGAATCCTGTGACCTCCAACTGGGAGACACATGGAGGGGGATGCAAGGCAAGATGAGCGTGACAACGCCGGTTAAGAAGATAAGAAAAAAGTCAGACAGTAAACCGCAATCTCAAATGTACGTATGTACTTAGGTGTGTTTTGTAAACTACTGTAACTGTAACGCACACGGAAAGTGTCATGTTggttttgattattataatccTTTTAATTTGTATGCCCAAAAATAAAGATTCTCTGTATTATTTGTACCCATGTATCACAGATTGCATAATTTGGTGTAATTTGTTTCTTTGGTTTTGTTGTAAGTGGACTATTTATGTGGAAGTTCATGACACGGTGTATGACGCGCTGAATCCAAACTCGTTTAAAGAggttcaagatttttttattgaaattattcttATGAATCGATATTATACTACGTACATTAAAcattaagttaaataataagttgGTACATAAACTAAGAGTAATATCCGAACTGGTAATCCTAATTGTATAAAAGCATTTAATgggtaattaaataagttatgtacttattttcacGTGTTATAGTTAGTTGCATGGTAGTGCATGATTTTCGATGTGAGTTAGATTTCTTAATTTCCCAATCCATTTTGAGACTAATTCAATACTAGCGACGGCTCGGGATTTTCCTTCCGTGGGGGAACTTAACTTCCCTAAACTATGGCTGTCCTTTCGTACCTTAtcgtttaaattttcaaaccACACTGAACGCTTGAGGTGTGTTTGAGTAACCATttatagtttgtaacttttggagaaattacttttgtataatataaaatttaacgtgaTGTACCTGTCAAGGTGATTTCTGAATGTATGGTATAAGACAAGTAAGATAATTATTAGACAAAGTGTCAATATTTCGCATTTCAGAAATTGAaggtttaatattaatataaatttgtaaaaaattaggGGATTTAAGAAGAAAACTGCTAATATTTATCAGCGTTGATTTCagatttgttaatttatattaaagttgTCCTTGTTAAAACTAAGCAATCACTAAATTCTGTTGGTAAACTCATAAAACTAATATCTTGTTAATTTTGGTAAACCCaactttatatttagtaattttagtAATACTGGAAAGACACAGGGTTCACTAGTGTCTGGGCTTttagaataacattttattatctctaAGATAAATGGGATGTTGTTTATTGATGACAGATAAACACAACACCtccaaaacaatataatattaaaaacaatatatttgcaattaattgtctttgaaattaattatctttttcaattatttttagaaacaaGTGCCACAACGAAAAGAGACGGCGCGAGCTTGAAAACGAGACGATCAATCAGCTCGAAGAGCTCCTCGGCACGTGTTTAGCTGAAGTAAAGCAACCTGACAAGAACGGAATAGTCCGGGAGGCCACACGGCAGATAGAAGAGGTGCTGAAGAGACGGGGCGAGTGCCCCGGCGAGTGCCCGGTGCGCAACGCTCAGTGTCTTTCGCCGGTGCAGGCGGGCGAGGTTAGCTCTACGCAGCCTCCCGCTTGTTTGCATTACACGGAGATCACCACACTTATTGAGGTACTTACTATGTaccaataaaaaacttattgtatattatgataatcCTAGGTTTCTCAAATTTTTGCTTATACCCACGACATAATGTTAGTTTTTACTGTAGGCAGCCGATCCAGTGACGATAATGCTCCATCACTTGttcggaaaaaaaaattgattgatcatgataataaatgagtgactacttattttaattagaccTCAATCAGACTAATTTATATCCTTCCTTATTTcttattgtaaattgtaatgaatctaacaaaatctaaatcaaaatttgtcACGTGATTCTTCGTATTGactcaattgtttttattttaggctCTCAAGCACTACACCGGGAGTCTTGGTTGggttttattggaaataaactCCAAAGGCGAAATCGAATGCGTCACTGAAAATATCAAGGAACTTGTTCTGCAGGACAGAACAGAGTTGTACAAGAAATCTATTTTCTCTCTGTTGCACGTCAACGATCAAGCTAAATTAAAGCCTTTATTGAGAGTAATACAGTCTTTCGCCTGGGGTTCAGGTGAAATTGAAAAGTTTCAAGCTATTCAAGCCAGATTACTTGTCAAGAATACTGATGGGACTGAAGGAACTgggtaatttatatttatttcattacgcaaacaacacaatttttaactatttacaataagcatataataaaaataataaaatatattctagcTTGAAAATAAgcagtttatatttaaatagtgtCAACATGGTAAATTTCAGCATCTAGTGCAATAtttcaatagttttattttcgctATTCATGGTGATAGTAATGACGAACGAACGATAAGAGGACGATTACACGTAGCTAGTATATGCGAATGTGCAGATATCACACAATTGCAAATTGAAGaaacgtaataataaaaatatcaattttacgCAATAATGAACAACATATCGTTTGTTGTAAAAAACACCAAGGTGGTACTAGGATTTCGCAACGAAACGAATTACGTTGTATTCGTgcaaaatgattatttatgcgtactttttaaaattttgaaggcAATCAGTACTTATGTATGAATTTAACATTAAagcttatatatgtatgaatttaacattaaagcttatatattagataaagattttatttggttgacttttaatataatatgttgcCGGTAAACTGCTTAGCAGTTtggcaaaattaatttttaggcCTCATTAGGTATTTGGATATATAAACctcatgaaaatataaatgatcaTAGTGCTGATAATTCATGTTGTcgatattatttgaaatacgctaatatgatattatatccCACTTACCACCTTCACACGTGTTAGAAATAATACGCTTATATAGCAGCCTACGCCCGTTTGTATATCTACTTTTTGGAACGATTCAAATGCAGCGCAGTTCAATATAATAACCTAAAACGTATTGCattactattaaaaattaacttggTACAAACGTAAATAGGTTGCATTAAGAGGTCTGGTGATTGTAAGCCCcacttcttttttatataacctaaaatgtattgcattactattaaaaaataacttggtACAAACGTAAATAGGTTGCATTAAGAGGTCTGGTGATTGTAAGCCCCACTTCTTTTTTCCGAGATGACATGTGGAATAGAATATGAAATTAGATAATTTCCACGTCAGGTACGTGGAAGCAGTGATCCACGCTGCGCCGGTGCGCGGCTCGTCTTCGGAGGAGGCCGGCTCCGTCATGTGCGTCATCCGGCGCCGCGAGGACGCGTCGGCCGCTCTTCTCCCCTTGGACGGTGGTCCGCCCGCCATCGCCGCCAAGCAGTCTGATCATATAGTCTTCCGATTGGACtgcaattatattattctctGTAAGTTGCCTGCTGCATCTGATATAACTTTCTAATGGCCAGCGACTGCCACGATGGATATGACTTTGGAGTCTGGAGTCGTCGCCATCGCCTTATGCATTTCAAACAGTAGCTGATAAATAGTCAACCGGAAAGCAGGTTTCTTTACCAAGTTTTCTTTAATTGGAAGCTATGGTTTTTGAAAGCTACTTTATATGATTTAGATGATGTACGAAATCTTGAGGTaggagtagaattcgaacacGGAGAGGATCTTTTCATCAGAGGcctatgtaaaatttatgtataataagtattattcgGGTATTTACtgaagttttaagtttttattcgaGAAATACGGACTTTTATATctgcatacatttttaaagttattgttgtacttaataatttacttttaaattttttccaGCTTGTGATTTACGTGGAGTGGAAAACATTATAAACTGCCCAGTGTCTCTTGTGGGTACTCGTTACTTGGAACTAGTTGATAGTGGTGACCGCGTGGTTGTAGTGGCGCATTTGCAGCAGACCGGGCAGTACTCGGCACCGCCCAGCGTCAGCCCGCCCTTCCGCATCCGGCTGGGCGCGTCGCTGCCCGCGCTCCGCGTCAGCGCGCGCTCGCGGCTGTTTCGCGCGCAGCCCTCCTCCGGCGAACCCGACTTCATCATGTCCACGCACACCCTGCTCGGCGACGACGACCTCGACCTCCTCGACGCCGAGACCTCCCGCCCGCCCGTCGGCGGCCCCCTCATGACCTCCGTCGCCAACGGCGAGTCCTCCAACTGTGATCGCTACCGCTCGCCGATGTGTCCCGGCGGCGAGTTTCTCAACGATTTCGACCTCGACCCCGACCCGTGGGGCTCGAGCTTTCAGCTGGGAGACATGTCCGGCGAGGATTCCAAGGATCGCAAGGACACGTCCGTGGAGCCGCCAGCGACGCCGCAGacgccgcgcgcgccgcccaCGCCGGGCGAGGGCCCGCCCTCGGTCGCTCCCGTGGAGGAGCCCAATCGGCTGCGGACGCTGCTCAGCAAGAAGCCCGTGCCCGGGGACGCTGCGCTCAACTCCAACAATCGTATCCTGAAAGACCTGCTCAAGGTATGTTAATATCACATTTTAATGGGATTTAACACAGTTGTTCGACGGCCTTACACCGTAAGGCAAACTTAAGGCGGAACAATCCCTGCaaaagtcgcctaaaggcaacTGACTAACTGACTAGTGAAACCCAGTGTGCACGTTTCCTAACGATGtgttctttcaccggaagcaagtggtagtctataaaaactacaataGTCAGATTAATATACGAAACAGTGTAGCTCAAAtacgattcgaacctgggacatttTAATGACAGGCGGATGGTCTTGACTGGACCACTACCGCTTGAGGTCCTCGATGTTGACTATCAATAATGTACAGCAGGAGGACGAAGAAGCGACGGGCAGTGAGACGTCCGCGCCGCACACGCCGCTGACGCCGCACACACCCCACACGCCGCACACGCCGGCCGCGGCCATGTCGCCGCTGCACTCGCGGCCCTCGCCGCACCCCGCGCACCCCGCGCACACTGCTCACCCCGCACACCCTGCCGGGCCCGCGCACCAGCCACACACCATGCCCTCTCACAACTCTGAAGTTTTGCTCAGGGTAAGTTTGTATCAACTTCAACAAATTGATTAAGAGTAAATGTCAATAggaaagtataaataatatggaaGCATGACGTATAGCTATACCTTTCAACGCGCGTGAAAAAGACGGCTTCAAATCATAGCGATATATGTACTTTGCATCAAAAAGTTCTGATCAGTGCGGGCTAGGTTCTATATATCGTCACAATTGTAATATTCACGTCTCCATTATTATGACATATTGACACTTGACAGTGGCCTAGCTACCGGAAGGCTAGATGGAGTCCTGCCAGGGCGCCCTCGAACTGTCACTTACAgctataaattgaaattggaAGATTTCAGGAACGTGACTTTAATAATGGcgacttattaaaaataaatttggaattCCCAACTTGTCTCGAACATCTTTGTTTGAAACTTACGGGGAAGTCCCCTGTATCCTTGGCATAATCACACcattcatcatcataaatTTCATAGTCACACCGTTGAACAGCGCGTtataacagaaatataaattgtttttttacacaataaagCAGAGAGCAATAAGCTGAGAtttattaggtaggtaattcGTTTCATtccttattataaatacttttgttttattattaccttATACTAATTAATTGATTACATTTTTCACTTCTAAACTTTGCGTGTCAGGACGTGccctacttatttaaatatataaattatgatttcatAAGACaacaaaactaataatttattatttaaatacacaaatttaCAGATACTGAACGACAAATCGGATGAAGACGGCGACGATCGTCGGCAACTCGACAGCCGCAACACCTCGCAACCTTGCGCGTTGCTCTCACAACTGTTGTCGAGCAGCAACGGTCCGTCCGGCAATGGCCGCAGCCAGGACTCCACTGATAACTACCTCGAGAGAATACGCGCGGTCAAACACAAGCTGGAAGAAAAGGGAGCCGGCAACGCTAAGCGACCCGCCACGTCTGAAAGCCAACAGGTACGTCGTACGTCAACAGTATAACATACCCATCCAAATTGTAAATTCAGCCTTATAACCGCAGCCTAGCTGGTGGTACCGCTCTCCTCCTGCCCTCAGCCTTGGCAGCTAATAATTCTAAGGAGGGTTGATGTCAgtccggttgtaaaatcacaggtgAATCTTTACaatactttaataattattacaacttGTCAGCAGGTGTCATCGTCGGCGGTCCCGCCCGCGTCATCAGCGGCGCCGTCGCCCGCGGCCGCGCCTGCCACCACTAGCAGCGCGGGCATGAGCCAGCTCTGCCAGAAGAACCAAATCCTAGTGTCGCTGCTGGCGCGACAGCAGACCACGCCCACCACGCCGCTGCCGCTGCCCAACCCCAACCTCCGCGCGTATGGCCCCGCGCCCCGCCCCAGACCCCCGCCCCCCGCGCAGATGCCCCAGCAACGGCATCACCACTCCACGCTGTCTACCATACTCACTGGACCTGCGCAGTAAGCACtcttttacaagcttttattctGTCTGTGTTCCGTCTGTAATCATAGCTTGCTCGATTACTTTTACTTCCaattgtcctacagagttgaaatttcccatgTCGCTTTAGTTTCCATTACAACTAAACAGTTTACAGCACGGAGATGagttttttgtcaggcgttaaatacCACAAGATCTGTCTGTTGGATTCTTGATTTTAGCATGAGATATTGAAAGTTTATTTCAGTGGCTGACAAGGTATCAAGAATGCGTCATATGAATAACAAGAATATCCTTTTCATACATACAAGCACAAATCTTTTCCATAATAaatctcatcatcatcatagggtgccatcttcgaattgaaatttggaggtcagcatacggaaaccctcgcggctttgggccgctattttcagttggttgtatctaagtccggtccaatcctttatgtcataataaatcagcagttattttattaaacacgaatttaaaatatatatcttcatCAGCATTCAATGTACAAAACAGCATATTGCGCGTGTTAATCGTGTTTACTAGTGTTAAATGTTATTGCgtacttattttaaactatcaCATTGCTATCGATCtttcagtttatttatgtacgaTTGTTGCATAAAAAGCATGTGACGAGACAATGCCAGAGGCCCCTGAGATATAACGTCTATCTTTACAATTAGAagagtattttaaatatggatGGTCATACTAGATTAATGTTATCGATATTATTTCATTGAGAAGACATGGTTCATTGTGCCCGGATAGTTTAAACTAGTttgagtttttaattaaatatagactatcatttatatagtatattatacttggtaataataattctaaaaataatatttcgtcTCCATTATCTTTTACTAAgatgttatgaaattaaattactattaaattatttggacTATTATATTCACATAAAATACCAACGCCAGCCACAACAATACTTTCTCTTCAGAATCTGAAAAAGACCCACAAATACTTCTTTTCGGAAAATTTGCAGTGTACGCACATGAAGAACGTATAGGTGAACTAAATGTGTTAACAATGTGAATaggtttattttaagaaatacacCATCGGCGAATTCAAGATGATCAACGTACACTgcgaaatttgtttataactgCAAGATATGTAAAACTAGCAATGCAATTTAAGTTCACCACATTCGCTTTTTAACCGATAGTGAATTTCTAGCATTAGGTCTATATCTGCCAGTGTTACTACATATCATCAAGAAATATTATTCGTGTTCTTTGTGGTGGATgaacaagtaataaaattgatacgCATAATTTTTCTGTTTAGTAATATCTAGGaatatctaaattatttttaattactagtTAATGACTAACATTGAAATACGTAATATCTTAGAATACATGCCGAAATTGCATTATGTCGTATTATACTGAACACATGAAATATAGCATTCTAATGTAGTTGTTATCTCACAGCCGAGCGAGTAACGTGAACGGCGGTCCGGGGTCGCTGGGCGGCGGGGCGTTGGGCGGCGCTGAACTGGCGCAGAGCCACTTGCAGATGGTGCTGCAGGGCCGCGGAGCCTACCCCCCGCACTCTGCGCCACACCCCGTCACCACCCAACACTACACCGCCAACCAGCACTACAGCCAACCGTCAGTATTCATTTAATCAGATAGGGCACTAAATACTAAGGTTAAGATGTCgatatggaaaatgatcattttcttaTTGGCTTGGATCTTCGATGTTTCTTTACACAGGgtataacaaaattcacaatgtattttaacatatgaaatgttaaaatacGGTGCCTTAACTATCAACACTTAGGAAAAATTTTTTCCATCTAGCTGTTATGATATTTGATAGATCAATCTGAGTGAGCGTCcgtgtatatttattgattgttgTATTCCAGCGGCAGCAGCAGTCGGGCGGTGGCGGGCGGGGACAGCGAGGTGCCGAGCGACCAGACGCTGTCGGACATCCTGGACGAGGTCATCGACCACATGCCCGACGCCGACCGGCCCGCGCCCAGCGTCAGCGTGCTCATCGACCTCGAGACCCGCCGTGACTATGGGGTgagatataacaaaaattagaTTAACTCTCCCGTATCTTCTCTAGTGGGAATAGTAGGCGGCCGCAGGGGACCGACAAGGTGCTGAACATCCTACCACAGTTTGATGAGACTCATATAATTTTCGAAACATAATGAAAGTGCAACATTGAAAGTCCATTGACTATCATATTTGAGAGAGACTTTGATTTAGCTCCCAACGGATCATATGGAGCGTCGGGAGTGTTTTCGCAATTTTCATCACCGAACTTTGCAGTGCgagttattataaattctgaCGAAATTATGTTGTTTCCAGGGAAAGGCGAAAAATGATGTGATAAATGCGATCACAAAAAGTCTCATGCAATGCGAGACTGTGACCAAAAGTCCCGTGTCGTCAAGTCCTGGCCCACCGCCTGTGTACGCCGTGCAAAGTCCGGTAAGATATTCGTActaataaatctaaatctCTAATCTTTCTAAAAACGTGTATTCTCTgacataaaaacattaacataaaattaacattaaaaggGTATTGACGCGGGCACAACCGTGTCACAGTGATGCATACGCCAATGGCATTGTACTTATCCTCAGGTGTCTTGCAACATGGGCAGCATGGGCAGCAGCGGCGGCATCCACTACGTGCGGCCCGATGGCACCCGCTCGCGGCAGCTGGAGGAGCAGCACGCGCGGCTGATGCATCTGCAGCAGCGGCAGCAGATGCTGGTGTCGCCGGAGGTGCATGCTTCTTACAGATAGATAcaacatttgtaaaaaagcaacaaaacatacacattccaaatacaaaaataacaaacaaaaaaaggaCAGAAAAGCATACAAATGTGTCTGTGtgttaataacaaacaaaaaaaggaCAGAAAAGCATACAAATTTGTATCATTATAATCATCATCGAAAGCCCCTTATATCCCACCATggtatttttctttactttttattttaaggttcAAAGTTaaaaggttcgaatcctactgactacaatctgactcatgtgtaatTGTTTTCAGAGACCACCCCTTAGTCGTACTTAGTAAAATTACTTAGTCTGTAGTCCCTTGAATCTAAAAGGATTTTCTTTTCTGCGGTTTTCTGCGATCAGCGATGTACAACGCAGCAAATGTGTTTTACGTCAGTCACTCCTTATtactttccttttttatttgaaatttgttttctttaggAACTTATAATGGCTTCCTTTTAAATCGTTaaaaggtataaaat
Coding sequences within:
- the LOC128673996 gene encoding uncharacterized protein LOC128673996 isoform X4, which translates into the protein MLPMVQPDPVIFNCGGHSANGATAPSIALPPSLTPDSDVDELVDIFFDVDVTVNTFPRIESCDLQLGDTWRGMQGKMSVTTPVKKIRKKSDSKPQSQINKCHNEKRRRELENETINQLEELLGTCLAEVKQPDKNGIVREATRQIEEVLKRRGECPGECPVRNAQCLSPVQAGEVSSTQPPACLHYTEITTLIEALKHYTGSLGWVLLEINSKGEIECVTENIKELVLQDRTELYKKSIFSLLHVNDQAKLKPLLRVIQSFAWGSGEIEKFQAIQARLLVKNTDGTEGTGYVEAVIHAAPVRGSSSEEAGSVMCVIRRREDASAALLPLDGGPPAIAAKQSDHIVFRLDCNYIILSCDLRGVENIINCPVSLVGTRYLELVDSGDRVVVVAHLQQTGQYSAPPSVSPPFRIRLGASLPALRVSARSRLFRAQPSSGEPDFIMSTHTLLGDDDLDLLDAETSRPPVGGPLMTSVANGESSNCDRYRSPMCPGGEFLNDFDLDPDPWGSSFQLGDMSGEDSKDRKDTSVEPPATPQTPRAPPTPGEGPPSVAPVEEPNRLRTLLSKKPVPGDAALNSNNRILKDLLKQEDEEATGSETSAPHTPLTPHTPHTPHTPAAAMSPLHSRPSPHPAHPAHTAHPAHPAGPAHQPHTMPSHNSEVLLRILNDKSDEDGDDRRQLDSRNTSQPCALLSQLLSSSNGPSGNGRSQDSTDNYLERIRAVKHKLEEKGAGNAKRPATSESQQQVSSSAVPPASSAAPSPAAAPATTSSAGMSQLCQKNQILVSLLARQQTTPTTPLPLPNPNLRAYGPAPRPRPPPPAQMPQQRHHHSTLSTILTGPAHRASNVNGGPGSLGGGALGGAELAQSHLQMVLQGRGAYPPHSAPHPVTTQHYTANQHYSQPGSSSRAVAGGDSEVPSDQTLSDILDEVIDHMPDADRPAPSVSVLIDLETRRDYGGKAKNDVINAITKSLMQCETVTKSPVSSSPGPPPVYAVQSPVSCNMGSMGSSGGIHYVRPDGTRSRQLEEQHARLMHLQQRQQMLVSPEADQPQADLGSTISALSETPPNVALTRTDYHHIYHPANQMGSNYGTNKITSTQQNPMLSRQLSGSGVGYAPHSAAALHTPLSAPPPPPQPYLRAPRPHLGAGNGSGAVGAGGAAGGSGAGASGTSEYVRNELRAVVGARLHPPMQSDLDPLMTFDMTSSGGGAGGRAAAASWESPQTTANTTEAGTAEAGSAAGGDEAGAPDAKASASLLQKLLSQ
- the LOC128673996 gene encoding nuclear receptor coactivator 2 isoform X6, giving the protein MPVLALEDARIESCDLQLGDTWRGMQGKMSVTTPVKKIRKKSDSKPQSQINKCHNEKRRRELENETINQLEELLGTCLAEVKQPDKNGIVREATRQIEEVLKRRGECPGECPVRNAQCLSPVQAGEVSSTQPPACLHYTEITTLIEALKHYTGSLGWVLLEINSKGEIECVTENIKELVLQDRTELYKKSIFSLLHVNDQAKLKPLLRVIQSFAWGSGEIEKFQAIQARLLVKNTDGTEGTGYVEAVIHAAPVRGSSSEEAGSVMCVIRRREDASAALLPLDGGPPAIAAKQSDHIVFRLDCNYIILSCDLRGVENIINCPVSLVGTRYLELVDSGDRVVVVAHLQQTGQYSAPPSVSPPFRIRLGASLPALRVSARSRLFRAQPSSGEPDFIMSTHTLLGDDDLDLLDAETSRPPVGGPLMTSVANGESSNCDRYRSPMCPGGEFLNDFDLDPDPWGSSFQLGDMSGEDSKDRKDTSVEPPATPQTPRAPPTPGEGPPSVAPVEEPNRLRTLLSKKPVPGDAALNSNNRILKDLLKQEDEEATGSETSAPHTPLTPHTPHTPHTPAAAMSPLHSRPSPHPAHPAHTAHPAHPAGPAHQPHTMPSHNSEVLLRILNDKSDEDGDDRRQLDSRNTSQPCALLSQLLSSSNGPSGNGRSQDSTDNYLERIRAVKHKLEEKGAGNAKRPATSESQQQVSSSAVPPASSAAPSPAAAPATTSSAGMSQLCQKNQILVSLLARQQTTPTTPLPLPNPNLRAYGPAPRPRPPPPAQMPQQRHHHSTLSTILTGPAHRASNVNGGPGSLGGGALGGAELAQSHLQMVLQGRGAYPPHSAPHPVTTQHYTANQHYSQPGSSSRAVAGGDSEVPSDQTLSDILDEVIDHMPDADRPAPSVSVLIDLETRRDYGGKAKNDVINAITKSLMQCETVTKSPVSSSPGPPPVYAVQSPVSCNMGSMGSSGGIHYVRPDGTRSRQLEEQHARLMHLQQRQQMLVSPEADQPQADLGSTISALSETPPNVALTRTDYHHIYHPANQMGSNYGTNKITSTQQNPMLSRQLSGSGVGYAPHSAAALHTPLSAPPPPPQPYLRAPRPHLVGGYYDDGAGAGYCGDYARRAPHHLPHQPLPHPHHDPPMPCAGNGSGAVGAGGAAGGSGAGASGTSEYVRNELRAVVGARLHPPMQSDLDPLMTFDMTSSGGGAGGRAAAASWESPQTTANTTEAGTAEAGSAAGGDEAGAPDAKASASLLQKLLSQ